A stretch of DNA from Esox lucius isolate fEsoLuc1 chromosome 18, fEsoLuc1.pri, whole genome shotgun sequence:
TTCTGCTCTGAGAAtttaaaaggaaaatgtcaGGCCAATGTCAGGCACAGCTAGGTCACCCAGCAAGACAACCGCCCGAAACAGGGAGATTACACAGAGATACTGGGTTCTGCATTAATTAAACTACAAAATTAAATTTGTATCACTTTGGTGTTGTTTGTACATTCAGACTATTTTATCTAAAATGATGCAGTGGTTGATGATCAGATAAAATTCATATATGCAAAAATGCATGGAAATCTGACAGCAAATGTTtttcacagtactgtacatagcCTTCTGCAGAGTATGAGGTTATGGAACGTTCAGAGAGTAATTATGTCAGCTTTGTGCATTGTATATCTGTCTGCAACACACTCCCGAGTGCTTTCCAGATGTTGTCCCAGGTTTCTCCTTAACAGCAACCCTTACCCAAGACAAGCACAGTCATGTTTTCAATAAAGAGTGGAATATTACACAATTGTCATAATCATTAATACAGTCTATACCTAGCAATTAAGAGCTTTGAGAATGAATATGATATGAGTCCTTCCAGTTGCTAGAAAACAGATTAAACCAAATAATCTTATAAAGGACAAAAAGGTAAACCTatgatttcttttaaaatggatATTCTTGGATATACATCACTGTGTTATAAGTTCTTACTAAATGATTTGTCTGATCTTAAATAACAGCAATAAATAAACATCTAATATGACAGaggcttttatacaaaatccTCAACAGCACTAGTGAGATAACTATTCAGCTATAAATCTGCCCCAAATATTTTAACATAATAccaaaaacaattgaaaactgCAATATACACAGTTAAGTATAACAGATAGCGATGCCACCGTTAATCATGGATCATAAAACAGTACAGAAAAACCAATGCAACTGATCAACATTTTTTCTATTACTCTTCATCCTTGTCTATAATCAATGACTGAATACTCTGGTCTAGCTGGTAGTGCATAATGTAAAACATGTGACCATAAACCAAGGACACAAAAATTACTTTTCCAATGGAGGTTTACTTTTCATGGAATGGAAATGGAATCCGTGTCTCCATGTCAGGTGGAATATAAGCCTGTGTATGGGAGTAGTGTTGTTTAAGAGATGACACAGCCGGTGTCTTTCTGGGGCTTCAAATCTGGTTCCTTTACTGGCTTAACCTCCTCTTCCTGCTTGGGTTTGGCCTGCAATCCAAACGGCGGGTGACATTTTTAAACCTTCTGCCCCAGaccagcaaatgtacaaaacCATATCAGTGTCTTTACCTGGTCATCATCAGTAACCAGACAGAACATATTAAGATATAACATCAACATCCCGAAACCCCACCCAACACAACATCTGACCAACATTACCTTCTCGTCTCTGACGCCCTTGGTAAGGTCAAAGGTGGCATAGACTTCAGGGGTGCATTGCTCACTGAGGGCTGGGAACTCAAAGGACATTGGGTCAGCCAGGCCATAGCTGGCTTTCAGCTCCAGCTGGGGAGCTTCAGCTGGGACCTTGTGGAAGTATCTGgacaaattatacatttatgTATGACCGCAAAAACAGCTTATTACCTACTCAAAACACAATTCAACAAATATCAGCATgcatgcgcgcgtgtgtgtgtgggctcaCATGAatccattctctctctcgcaCTTCTGCAGAGTGTTTTTAATCAGACCACCCAGCTTGGTGAAAAAGAGCTGCTCAGAGGGCTTGGCAGTGCTACCAGGCCCTTTGGTTTGGCGGTACTCTTTGCACAGAGCCTCGGCTCTGGAGTAGCCTAAACACAGCAAGTCAGAGCTAGGTGTTTATACTTGTTAAAATGGAATATGCGCTGCTTCAAAAGGACAAACAAGGCACATCTCTAGAACAGAAATACCAACACTTCTCTGCTTCTTGGAGGGATCTTATTGACTCTCCACACTTGTCACTCGCGAGGAGAGTTTGTCCATGGTAGCAGTACGCCTAAGTGAGAAATGACAGGCATCGTatcattaaaaacatacatagaACAGTCCAAAACAAAACTGCCTTGACTGCTTAAGGACTTACATAGGCCATGTAGAAGTGCTGTTTAAGCTGGAGGTACTTCCTCCACTTGCTGCTACACTCTGGCTCCAGGGTGTTCAGTGCGTGGTCTGGCAAGAAAGACAAGCAGAGGAGACTGTTCACAAGGTCCCAGAACACACCAGAGCCCTGCTCATATCTCCTTGCTTAAATAATATTCTATTTTGGGCCTACAACAAAATGTAAGGAGTTTCAATGTTTACATTCTTTGGTCGCACATCAAAACTTCCTTGCCTTTCCttcttcattttttaaattttatttacatttttacattattccCTCTCGctgcccctctttctctcaacatgtctgcttttctcctcCCAGAAAAGCAGACATGATGAATACAAAAACGACATAAGCTACCATAAGCTTTAAAGTCAAAATGCCTCCAACAACTGTCAATAATCTAGTCAACCATTTCGACTGCCATCACATGAACACATTATACATAAGGCCAATACAACaagcatttttttcatttgaccACAAATCTTGCTGATGGTATATCATATAACCAATAGCATGGGCCAAAGTTATTTTTTCTTAGCAGGTCACTTCACACTTTTCATCCAATCACGAAACAGGTATGCAGGGACGTTTCTTTTGATAGTATACATGAAATGACGTCAAAAGACATTGTTACAAGAACAGGTGACAAAAAGGGTGTGCCTGTCTAGTGTTAGGGTAATGACAATACCAGTCATTAGAAACCTAGACTCCCAAGCCCCGTTTCCCACTTGCTATTGGATCCCATCTCTTATTGACGCTCATTTGTAGGTAGGTTAGACAAAGCAAGTCAATTCTCAATCCgtgcaaacaaatgtttgatTGTAGGTTTTTCAGTGATGTATTATTTTGTGGTACTGCTGTTAGTGCTGGAGTGGacaataacattataataacCCTTTTCTTAAATGGCAAAAACCTGTATGTGTACTATGAAATCATATATAAACACATGGCCTGCTGTGTTTGACATGACACCCTAATGAAGGCAGCGTGGCAGTCGAAACTTTGGTGAAAGCAAAGGATTGCGTTGGAGGCTCTAGATTCCAGAGTCTACAGTGTGCAGTGTCTGCTTTCctttaaaaatgacagaaaggatggcttttttttttcagtgattAGGACAACCAAACAGTGGTAAGAACCAGACGTTCCTAAAACATGAGACCATTCCAAAAAATGCATCAAAATCAAGGTGTGATGAAATGCCTTAACACTTACCGGCTTTCTGGTAGAAATTTGCTGTCTCGAAAGCCAAGGCAGCAATAAGAGTGGCGTTATGCTTGAGCTCAATTGCTCGAGCGATCGTCactgcaaaaagaaaaaaagtttaaGAACTGCTATTATTATATTCcttattgattgtataagtccAGTTCCACTTCCTCACATAAACACAAGTATGAGTTTGCATTAAGGCCGAGGGTCCCACTGACAGGTCCTGAACCAAATTATTATGCTGAGAAATCAACTGACTGTGTGGATACCTTCCTGTGCTTCTGCTTGGCACTGGACCATGTAGGTGTCAATGACTCTGGGCTCCAGATCCCGACCCTTCTCTGCCGGAGTGATGAGGCGGGGGATGTGGACCTCCTACAGGAGACAGATATCAAGATAAACGCTGTTTGACAGCAACTTGTTTTAAAAGTTAGACATTTGACATGCGTATCTGCGTATACAATGTGAGTTTGGCACCTTAAGGTGTTTGAAAATCCCAGCAGCAATTTTCAGGCTTCTGTGGACATCTTTAGCTTCTACCTCTGTTACACTGCAAAATGGGTGAAAATTAAGACATTGAGATTATACATAGCCTAAATAGCCTAATTAGATGCAAATGATCAAAAGAATAACAGAGATggtggaaaaaaacaaacatacttcTCCTTTCCCGCAAGTCTTGAGGCAAACTTGGTGTGCCAAACTGCAACATTAAATGCCATGGAGACCAGTTCAAAAATGGCATCTTGTTGGGCACTGTAAAGAGGGCAAAGGGACATTAAAACATCAAAACGTTATCTAAGAGATTGAATTAATAATGGCCGGACATATTTATCTGCAGTGagaaaattaaagaaataatgaagcgcagtgatgcattttttaaaaacagGGTGAACAGGAAATACACAAGAACCAAGACAAAGCTATTGCAACCAAACccatgactaaaatgtatatttggagCTTTGACTGTTACTGTCTGTGTAACCAGCTATGGGCTAGTAATTTACCTTGGGATGTTCCCTTGCAAAGTGTCAGTCCACTTAAAGTTCTGTATGAAACGAAGCTTGTTCTCTTGTGTGGTGCCATCCAGAGATGCAATAAATCCTGTATCATATCAAGCAACCAAAAGACCAGGAACTGAGTGTTACTATCAACAATGGGAATATTTATGAATGATCTGAAGGGTAGAAAGACCACACAAAAACCTATAACAACCAACCCTGCTGCCTCACCAAAGACAGAACAAAAAGCACAAACAGCACAAGTTCACCTTGTAAGAGGGAAAAATAAGCATCTGTGGCATTTTTCATGATCTCAGGATTGCAGGTGGTATCTGTGAACATCTCCAAAAGTCTAGCCCTTGTTGTCCTCAAGTCGCTGATGAGGACAGAAATGTAAATAGTCAATCAAACGTGCTTTGCAATGGTCAGCGTTCTACTGCTAAGTGTACACGTGTAATTTTGTCTACGTACTTGCATATCTTATTTGCTGCTTGGCTTCCAGCTACTCCATACAAGTTGAAGGAGACAGGTGCAGTTGCTTTAAGTGGGTTTCGGTGGAACCAATGAGTCATTCTGTAGTTTGGGTGACAAAAGCTggatgtctgctaaatgaaacAGATGGACAGGGATATAATTACAAACAATTCAAATGTggctacataaataaataatacgaATACAGAATTGCCTAATTAGTATCAAATATCAGACAAGTACAGaatttaaagaaagaaaatagcGTGAAATCAATCCGCCAAGCTAAACGTTTCAGTTTCGAAACGTTTCGTTAACCGAAGGAAACAAGGAATGCTGTCCAATCGTTCATCTCTTTTTGACGAAACGGTCCCTCCCAGTCTCGTTGAAGAGACGTTTCTATTTTGCCAACACAGAATACACTAGCAGATAGTAGAAGATTGTAAACCacttacagaaaatgtgttttgtatatTAGATACACACTAAATTAAATAgatgtacacaaaataaaaagtaaccTTAGCTTGGCTAATAGTTAGTCTGCCGTAGCTAAGGTTAGCTAGGGTAAAGCTTCACTTACAACAGTAATGCGACGTCTAACGTCATTAGCTTTGTAgataattgaaaaaaataatgtaaattaaaatctATAACACCAATACTCTTATTAGTACAATATTAGCTGTGTTAGGAAATGTTTTACAAACCTTGAATTCTGAGTCTGAGAATCTGAGATATACTTCCGCAAATAAAAGCACAGAATGGATTTTAACCAGTCGAAAGAAAGGATCGAGTCATGTGACTGTATTATTTCCGGAATCAGTCTACAATAAGCTTTTTGGCTTCAAGTTCTAAGTAATGTAGGCAAGTCagattttaaatacattttgaggcCGCCTGCGatcttttgtgtttttaacaactAGTTTCGGTAGGTAGGTTACAAAATAAGGCAAAAGCAAAACATGTCGTCCCCCATTATGTGCCACTCTTGTTTGGCTAatcaatcatttattttaatatttacgACGGGCAACATAAATCATTGTGCATGTCCCACCCAAACTTGCCACTCAAAAATTGACCTATAGCTTGGTTAGCGAGACAAATTCTTCAGCATGCTAGCCAGATTACATCGGTCACCCATTGAGATTGAGATGCGAACATGGTCACTTATAGCAC
This window harbors:
- the brox gene encoding BRO1 domain-containing protein BROX — its product is MTHWFHRNPLKATAPVSFNLYGVAGSQAANKICNDLRTTRARLLEMFTDTTCNPEIMKNATDAYFSLLQGFIASLDGTTQENKLRFIQNFKWTDTLQGNIPSAQQDAIFELVSMAFNVAVWHTKFASRLAGKENVTEVEAKDVHRSLKIAAGIFKHLKEVHIPRLITPAEKGRDLEPRVIDTYMVQCQAEAQEVTIARAIELKHNATLIAALAFETANFYQKADHALNTLEPECSSKWRKYLQLKQHFYMAYAYCYHGQTLLASDKCGESIRSLQEAEKCYSRAEALCKEYRQTKGPGSTAKPSEQLFFTKLGGLIKNTLQKCERENGFIYFHKVPAEAPQLELKASYGLADPMSFEFPALSEQCTPEVYATFDLTKGVRDEKAKPKQEEEVKPVKEPDLKPQKDTGCVIS